In Schistocerca cancellata isolate TAMUIC-IGC-003103 chromosome 7, iqSchCanc2.1, whole genome shotgun sequence, a genomic segment contains:
- the LOC126092777 gene encoding piggyBac transposable element-derived protein 3-like translates to MYYNKTTDYATNEDSGAEENPSVDKLPASQLNATALCDLAISTNGNAVNATRKQSFTSDVVPGHSSSTKTATITTTNKPARLSKNKVLNLTKYNWKSGEIVNPTPVWPLMFTVAMKKGQTLLEYFQQYFDNEVLQMMVTYTNQYAAKRNRLGDCSEDEMLVLIAIILLSGYVTVSHRKMYWQSDNDSHNDLVTNATSRDQFDFIFSNLHVCNNDNLDKSDRFGKIHPLQCMLNDRFKQFAPHMQHQSVDESMVPYFTCKHVMGANNS, encoded by the coding sequence atgtattacaataaaaCAACTGATTACGCAACAAATGAAGATTCaggtgctgaagaaaatccaagtgtagataaattaccagcaagtcagctcaatgctactgcgcTTTGTGATTTGGCCATTTCTACCAATGGTAATGCTGTGAATGCAACAAGGAAACAATCCTTTACCTCTGATGTTGTTCCAGGACACTCCAGcagtacaaaaacagcaacaataacaaccacAAACAAACCAGCAAGGTTATCGAAGAATAAAGTTCTAAACCTCACGAAATATAACTGGAAAAGTGGTGAAATAGTTAATCCAACACCTGTATGGCCTCTAATGTTCACAGTTGCTATGAAGAAAGGGCAAACACTGCTTGAATATTTCCAACAGTATTTTGATAACGAAGTGCTTCAAATGATGGTCACTTACACAAATCAGTATGCAGCCAAGAGAAATAGACTAGGTGATTGTTCAGAAGATGAGATGTTGGTGCTCATTGCAATAATTCTGCTAAGTGGATATGTAACAGTGTCACACAGAAAGATGTACTGGCAATCAGATAATGACAGTCACAACGACCTTGTAACAAATGCCACGTCCAGAGATCAATTTGACTTTATCTTTTCCAATTTGCATGTCTGCAACAATGACAATTTAGATAAATCAGACCGTTTTGGGAAAATCCACCCATTACAGTGTATGCTGAATGATAGATTCAAACAATTTGCACCTCACATGCAGCATCAGTCTGTTGATGAATCGATGGTCCCATACTTCACGTGCAAACACGTCATGGGTGCAAACAATTCATAA